A genomic stretch from Ictalurus punctatus breed USDA103 chromosome 2, Coco_2.0, whole genome shotgun sequence includes:
- the itgb3a gene encoding integrin beta-3a isoform X2, with protein MGMFLPHIWTVLAVLTALSTVSGSNICTSRGVGTCKECLSVHPSCAWCSQKDMDPSSSSVSRCDLKSILLQSGCKAEFIESPVSSIVVEEDRPLSDRAQGSTGDITQIRPQRIQLTLRPDDSKRFTVTVRQVSDYPVDLYYLMDLSYSMKDDLNSLRSLGSALAEAMGSKTSNLQMGFGAFVDKTLSPYMYMFPDEAISNPCLGIATTCSRQFGYKNVLSLTEQVTRFTEEVKKQEVSRNRDSPEGGFDAIMQAVVCKDKIGWRPDASHLLVFTTDATSHIALDGRIAGLVQPNDGQCYVNNDNIYAKTAILDYPSIGMLTDKLAENNINLIFAVTENVVPLYLNIRSKAELEVLNVPDELSLSFNATCLNGELVPGVRSCSGLKIGDTVSFSVEAKLRSCPKVKSHTFSIKPLGFKETLQVTVNFACNCSCQDSAQPASPTCNNGTLECGVCRCDSGRLGPHCECTEADFNPNDTDSCKPSPGAAICNGRGDCVCGQCSCHSRDFGKVWGKYCECDDFSCIRSKGQLCSGHGDCVCGFCQCYPGWSGESCNCSTRTDTCMASIDLLCSGRGECLCGVCSCSLPGAYGATCEKCPTCPDSCTLKKDCVECKHYKRGPLFEKKSCNTAICRDEIQLVDELAFHEKSALNCSYKDEDDCIHHFQYYEDISGKSILYLVKEPECPKGPDILVVVGSVIGSIFLLGLAALLVWKLLVSIHDRREFAKFEEERAKAKWEAGNNPLYKGATTTFTNVTYSGNS; from the exons ATGGGGATGTTTTTGCCTCATATTTGGACAGTCCTGGCTGTTCTAACAGCACTTTCTACAGTTTCAG GCTCAAACATATGTACCTCCAGAGGTGTTGGAACCTGCAAAGAATGTTTGTCCGTTCATCCGTCTTGCGCTTGGTGTTCTCAGAAA GACATGGATCCCAGCAGCTCCAGTGTTTCCCGTTGTGACCTAAAGTCCATCTTGCTCCAGTCTGGATGTAAAGCAGAGTTTATTGAGTCTCCAGTTAGTAGCATTGTAGTGGAAGAGGACCGCCCCCTCAGTGACCGCGCTCAAGGCTCGACTGGTGACATCACTCAGATTCGACCACAGCGCATTCAGCTGACCTTGAGGCCAG ATGACTCGAAACGTTTTACAGTGACCGTTCGGCAGGTCTCTGATTACCCTGTAGACCTCTACTACCTGATGGATTTGTCCTATTCTATGAAAGATGACTTAAACAGCCTCCGCTCCCTCGGCAGTGCTCTGGCTGAAGCTATGGGTAGTAAAACTAGTAACCTGCAAATGGGGTTTGGGGCATTTGTGGACAAAACACTCTCACCGTACATGTATATGTTTCCAGACGAGGCCATAAGCAATCCCTGCCTTGG CATTGCCACTACCTGCTCACGGCAATTCGGTTATAAGAACGTCCTGTCACTTACGGAGCAGGTTACTCGTTTCACAGAGGAAGTGAAAAAACAGGAAGTATCACGGAACAGAGACTCACCAGAAGGAGGATTTGATGCAATCATGCAGGCTGTGGTCTgcaag GATAAAATTGGGTGGCGGCCTGATGCATCCCACCTCCTGGTGTTCACTACAGATGCTACAAGCCACATTGCGCTGGATGGCAGAATCGCAGGCCTTGTCCAGCCCAATGACGGACAATGTTATGTTAATAATGACAACATCTATGCCAAGACTGCTATCCTG GACTATCCCTCCATTGGAATGCTCACTGACAAACTGGCTGAGAATAATATTAACCTCATCTTTGCAGTAACTGAGAATGTGGTACCTCTGTACCTA AATATCAGGTCAAAGGCAGAGTTGGAGGTGTTGAATGTTCCGGATGAGCTGAGCTTGTCGTTTAATGCCACATGCCTCAACGGAGAGTTAGTACCCGGCGTTAGATCCTGCTCAGGACTTAAAATAGGAGACACG GTGTCATTCAGTGTAGAGGCAAAGCTCCGTAGCTGTCCAAAAGTGAAGAGTCATACATTCAGCATCAAACCTCTAGGTTTTAAAGAAACACTCCAGGTGACCGTCAATTTCGCATGCAACTGCTCATGCCAAGATTCTGCCCAGCCTGCTAGCCCCACCTGTAATAATGGCACACTGGAGTGCGGTGTGTGTCGGTGTGACTCAGGACGCCTAGGGCCACATTGCGAATGCACCGAGGCCGACTTCAATCCCAACGACACAGACAGCTGTAAACCCTCCCCTGGTGCAGCTATCTGCAATGGACGAGGCGACTGCGTGTGCGGCCAATGTAGCTGTCACTCAAGAGACTTTGGGAAGGTGTGGGGCAAATACTGTGAGTGTGACGACTTCAGCTGCATCCGATCCAAAGGGCAACTTTGTTCTG GTCATGGTGATTGTGTATGTGGGTTCTGTCAGTGCTATCCTGGCTGGTCAGGCGAGAGCTGTAATTGTTCCACAAGGACGGACACTTGCATGGCCAGCATTGATCTGCTGTGTAGCGGCCGTGGTGAGTGTTTGTGCGGTGTGTGTTCATGCAGCCTGCCTGGAGCATACGGTGCCACCTGTGAGAAATGTCCCACCTGCCCCGACTCCTGCACCTTGAAAAA gGACTGTGTGGAGTGTAAGCACTATAAGAGAGGACCACTGTTTGAGAAGAAAAGCTGCAACACTGCAATCTGCAGAGATGAAATCCAGTTGGTGGATGAGCTAG ccttCCATGAGAAGAGCGCGTTGAACTGCAGCTACAAAGATGAGGATGACTGCATTCATCACTTCCAGTACTATGAAGACATCAGTGGAAAATCCATTCTCTACCTCGTTAAAGAACCCg AGTGTCCTAAAGGTCCTGATATTCTGGTAGTGGTGGGTTCTGTCATTGGCTCCATCTTCTTGCTGGGCTTGGCTGCTCTGCTGGTTTGGAAGCTGCTGGTCAGTATTCATGACCGCCGAGAATTTGCCAAGTTTGAGGAAGAAAGAGCTAAGGCCAAGTGGGAAGCG GGTAATAACCCATTGTATAAAGGAGCTACAACTACTTTTACAAACGTGACGTACAGTGGCAACTCCTAA
- the itgb3a gene encoding integrin beta-3a isoform X3 has product MDPSSSSVSRCDLKSILLQSGCKAEFIESPVSSIVVEEDRPLSDRAQGSTGDITQIRPQRIQLTLRPDDSKRFTVTVRQVSDYPVDLYYLMDLSYSMKDDLNSLRSLGSALAEAMGSKTSNLQMGFGAFVDKTLSPYMYMFPDEAISNPCLGIATTCSRQFGYKNVLSLTEQVTRFTEEVKKQEVSRNRDSPEGGFDAIMQAVVCKDKIGWRPDASHLLVFTTDATSHIALDGRIAGLVQPNDGQCYVNNDNIYAKTAILDYPSIGMLTDKLAENNINLIFAVTENVVPLYLNYSKLIPGTTVGKLSYDSKNVIELILDAYANIRSKAELEVLNVPDELSLSFNATCLNGELVPGVRSCSGLKIGDTVSFSVEAKLRSCPKVKSHTFSIKPLGFKETLQVTVNFACNCSCQDSAQPASPTCNNGTLECGVCRCDSGRLGPHCECTEADFNPNDTDSCKPSPGAAICNGRGDCVCGQCSCHSRDFGKVWGKYCECDDFSCIRSKGQLCSGHGDCVCGFCQCYPGWSGESCNCSTRTDTCMASIDLLCSGRGECLCGVCSCSLPGAYGATCEKCPTCPDSCTLKKDCVECKHYKRGPLFEKKSCNTAICRDEIQLVDELAFHEKSALNCSYKDEDDCIHHFQYYEDISGKSILYLVKEPECPKGPDILVVVGSVIGSIFLLGLAALLVWKLLVSIHDRREFAKFEEERAKAKWEAGNNPLYKGATTTFTNVTYSGNS; this is encoded by the exons ATGGATCCCAGCAGCTCCAGTGTTTCCCGTTGTGACCTAAAGTCCATCTTGCTCCAGTCTGGATGTAAAGCAGAGTTTATTGAGTCTCCAGTTAGTAGCATTGTAGTGGAAGAGGACCGCCCCCTCAGTGACCGCGCTCAAGGCTCGACTGGTGACATCACTCAGATTCGACCACAGCGCATTCAGCTGACCTTGAGGCCAG ATGACTCGAAACGTTTTACAGTGACCGTTCGGCAGGTCTCTGATTACCCTGTAGACCTCTACTACCTGATGGATTTGTCCTATTCTATGAAAGATGACTTAAACAGCCTCCGCTCCCTCGGCAGTGCTCTGGCTGAAGCTATGGGTAGTAAAACTAGTAACCTGCAAATGGGGTTTGGGGCATTTGTGGACAAAACACTCTCACCGTACATGTATATGTTTCCAGACGAGGCCATAAGCAATCCCTGCCTTGG CATTGCCACTACCTGCTCACGGCAATTCGGTTATAAGAACGTCCTGTCACTTACGGAGCAGGTTACTCGTTTCACAGAGGAAGTGAAAAAACAGGAAGTATCACGGAACAGAGACTCACCAGAAGGAGGATTTGATGCAATCATGCAGGCTGTGGTCTgcaag GATAAAATTGGGTGGCGGCCTGATGCATCCCACCTCCTGGTGTTCACTACAGATGCTACAAGCCACATTGCGCTGGATGGCAGAATCGCAGGCCTTGTCCAGCCCAATGACGGACAATGTTATGTTAATAATGACAACATCTATGCCAAGACTGCTATCCTG GACTATCCCTCCATTGGAATGCTCACTGACAAACTGGCTGAGAATAATATTAACCTCATCTTTGCAGTAACTGAGAATGTGGTACCTCTGTACCTA AATTACAGTAAGTTGATTCCTGGTACCACTGTTGGGAAACTGTCTTATGACTCGAAAAATGTCATCGAACTCATCCTGGATGCGTATGCG AATATCAGGTCAAAGGCAGAGTTGGAGGTGTTGAATGTTCCGGATGAGCTGAGCTTGTCGTTTAATGCCACATGCCTCAACGGAGAGTTAGTACCCGGCGTTAGATCCTGCTCAGGACTTAAAATAGGAGACACG GTGTCATTCAGTGTAGAGGCAAAGCTCCGTAGCTGTCCAAAAGTGAAGAGTCATACATTCAGCATCAAACCTCTAGGTTTTAAAGAAACACTCCAGGTGACCGTCAATTTCGCATGCAACTGCTCATGCCAAGATTCTGCCCAGCCTGCTAGCCCCACCTGTAATAATGGCACACTGGAGTGCGGTGTGTGTCGGTGTGACTCAGGACGCCTAGGGCCACATTGCGAATGCACCGAGGCCGACTTCAATCCCAACGACACAGACAGCTGTAAACCCTCCCCTGGTGCAGCTATCTGCAATGGACGAGGCGACTGCGTGTGCGGCCAATGTAGCTGTCACTCAAGAGACTTTGGGAAGGTGTGGGGCAAATACTGTGAGTGTGACGACTTCAGCTGCATCCGATCCAAAGGGCAACTTTGTTCTG GTCATGGTGATTGTGTATGTGGGTTCTGTCAGTGCTATCCTGGCTGGTCAGGCGAGAGCTGTAATTGTTCCACAAGGACGGACACTTGCATGGCCAGCATTGATCTGCTGTGTAGCGGCCGTGGTGAGTGTTTGTGCGGTGTGTGTTCATGCAGCCTGCCTGGAGCATACGGTGCCACCTGTGAGAAATGTCCCACCTGCCCCGACTCCTGCACCTTGAAAAA gGACTGTGTGGAGTGTAAGCACTATAAGAGAGGACCACTGTTTGAGAAGAAAAGCTGCAACACTGCAATCTGCAGAGATGAAATCCAGTTGGTGGATGAGCTAG ccttCCATGAGAAGAGCGCGTTGAACTGCAGCTACAAAGATGAGGATGACTGCATTCATCACTTCCAGTACTATGAAGACATCAGTGGAAAATCCATTCTCTACCTCGTTAAAGAACCCg AGTGTCCTAAAGGTCCTGATATTCTGGTAGTGGTGGGTTCTGTCATTGGCTCCATCTTCTTGCTGGGCTTGGCTGCTCTGCTGGTTTGGAAGCTGCTGGTCAGTATTCATGACCGCCGAGAATTTGCCAAGTTTGAGGAAGAAAGAGCTAAGGCCAAGTGGGAAGCG GGTAATAACCCATTGTATAAAGGAGCTACAACTACTTTTACAAACGTGACGTACAGTGGCAACTCCTAA
- the itgb3a gene encoding integrin beta-3a isoform X1: MGMFLPHIWTVLAVLTALSTVSGSNICTSRGVGTCKECLSVHPSCAWCSQKDMDPSSSSVSRCDLKSILLQSGCKAEFIESPVSSIVVEEDRPLSDRAQGSTGDITQIRPQRIQLTLRPDDSKRFTVTVRQVSDYPVDLYYLMDLSYSMKDDLNSLRSLGSALAEAMGSKTSNLQMGFGAFVDKTLSPYMYMFPDEAISNPCLGIATTCSRQFGYKNVLSLTEQVTRFTEEVKKQEVSRNRDSPEGGFDAIMQAVVCKDKIGWRPDASHLLVFTTDATSHIALDGRIAGLVQPNDGQCYVNNDNIYAKTAILDYPSIGMLTDKLAENNINLIFAVTENVVPLYLNYSKLIPGTTVGKLSYDSKNVIELILDAYANIRSKAELEVLNVPDELSLSFNATCLNGELVPGVRSCSGLKIGDTVSFSVEAKLRSCPKVKSHTFSIKPLGFKETLQVTVNFACNCSCQDSAQPASPTCNNGTLECGVCRCDSGRLGPHCECTEADFNPNDTDSCKPSPGAAICNGRGDCVCGQCSCHSRDFGKVWGKYCECDDFSCIRSKGQLCSGHGDCVCGFCQCYPGWSGESCNCSTRTDTCMASIDLLCSGRGECLCGVCSCSLPGAYGATCEKCPTCPDSCTLKKDCVECKHYKRGPLFEKKSCNTAICRDEIQLVDELAFHEKSALNCSYKDEDDCIHHFQYYEDISGKSILYLVKEPECPKGPDILVVVGSVIGSIFLLGLAALLVWKLLVSIHDRREFAKFEEERAKAKWEAGNNPLYKGATTTFTNVTYSGNS, translated from the exons ATGGGGATGTTTTTGCCTCATATTTGGACAGTCCTGGCTGTTCTAACAGCACTTTCTACAGTTTCAG GCTCAAACATATGTACCTCCAGAGGTGTTGGAACCTGCAAAGAATGTTTGTCCGTTCATCCGTCTTGCGCTTGGTGTTCTCAGAAA GACATGGATCCCAGCAGCTCCAGTGTTTCCCGTTGTGACCTAAAGTCCATCTTGCTCCAGTCTGGATGTAAAGCAGAGTTTATTGAGTCTCCAGTTAGTAGCATTGTAGTGGAAGAGGACCGCCCCCTCAGTGACCGCGCTCAAGGCTCGACTGGTGACATCACTCAGATTCGACCACAGCGCATTCAGCTGACCTTGAGGCCAG ATGACTCGAAACGTTTTACAGTGACCGTTCGGCAGGTCTCTGATTACCCTGTAGACCTCTACTACCTGATGGATTTGTCCTATTCTATGAAAGATGACTTAAACAGCCTCCGCTCCCTCGGCAGTGCTCTGGCTGAAGCTATGGGTAGTAAAACTAGTAACCTGCAAATGGGGTTTGGGGCATTTGTGGACAAAACACTCTCACCGTACATGTATATGTTTCCAGACGAGGCCATAAGCAATCCCTGCCTTGG CATTGCCACTACCTGCTCACGGCAATTCGGTTATAAGAACGTCCTGTCACTTACGGAGCAGGTTACTCGTTTCACAGAGGAAGTGAAAAAACAGGAAGTATCACGGAACAGAGACTCACCAGAAGGAGGATTTGATGCAATCATGCAGGCTGTGGTCTgcaag GATAAAATTGGGTGGCGGCCTGATGCATCCCACCTCCTGGTGTTCACTACAGATGCTACAAGCCACATTGCGCTGGATGGCAGAATCGCAGGCCTTGTCCAGCCCAATGACGGACAATGTTATGTTAATAATGACAACATCTATGCCAAGACTGCTATCCTG GACTATCCCTCCATTGGAATGCTCACTGACAAACTGGCTGAGAATAATATTAACCTCATCTTTGCAGTAACTGAGAATGTGGTACCTCTGTACCTA AATTACAGTAAGTTGATTCCTGGTACCACTGTTGGGAAACTGTCTTATGACTCGAAAAATGTCATCGAACTCATCCTGGATGCGTATGCG AATATCAGGTCAAAGGCAGAGTTGGAGGTGTTGAATGTTCCGGATGAGCTGAGCTTGTCGTTTAATGCCACATGCCTCAACGGAGAGTTAGTACCCGGCGTTAGATCCTGCTCAGGACTTAAAATAGGAGACACG GTGTCATTCAGTGTAGAGGCAAAGCTCCGTAGCTGTCCAAAAGTGAAGAGTCATACATTCAGCATCAAACCTCTAGGTTTTAAAGAAACACTCCAGGTGACCGTCAATTTCGCATGCAACTGCTCATGCCAAGATTCTGCCCAGCCTGCTAGCCCCACCTGTAATAATGGCACACTGGAGTGCGGTGTGTGTCGGTGTGACTCAGGACGCCTAGGGCCACATTGCGAATGCACCGAGGCCGACTTCAATCCCAACGACACAGACAGCTGTAAACCCTCCCCTGGTGCAGCTATCTGCAATGGACGAGGCGACTGCGTGTGCGGCCAATGTAGCTGTCACTCAAGAGACTTTGGGAAGGTGTGGGGCAAATACTGTGAGTGTGACGACTTCAGCTGCATCCGATCCAAAGGGCAACTTTGTTCTG GTCATGGTGATTGTGTATGTGGGTTCTGTCAGTGCTATCCTGGCTGGTCAGGCGAGAGCTGTAATTGTTCCACAAGGACGGACACTTGCATGGCCAGCATTGATCTGCTGTGTAGCGGCCGTGGTGAGTGTTTGTGCGGTGTGTGTTCATGCAGCCTGCCTGGAGCATACGGTGCCACCTGTGAGAAATGTCCCACCTGCCCCGACTCCTGCACCTTGAAAAA gGACTGTGTGGAGTGTAAGCACTATAAGAGAGGACCACTGTTTGAGAAGAAAAGCTGCAACACTGCAATCTGCAGAGATGAAATCCAGTTGGTGGATGAGCTAG ccttCCATGAGAAGAGCGCGTTGAACTGCAGCTACAAAGATGAGGATGACTGCATTCATCACTTCCAGTACTATGAAGACATCAGTGGAAAATCCATTCTCTACCTCGTTAAAGAACCCg AGTGTCCTAAAGGTCCTGATATTCTGGTAGTGGTGGGTTCTGTCATTGGCTCCATCTTCTTGCTGGGCTTGGCTGCTCTGCTGGTTTGGAAGCTGCTGGTCAGTATTCATGACCGCCGAGAATTTGCCAAGTTTGAGGAAGAAAGAGCTAAGGCCAAGTGGGAAGCG GGTAATAACCCATTGTATAAAGGAGCTACAACTACTTTTACAAACGTGACGTACAGTGGCAACTCCTAA